TAGGAACTCAGTCACATAAATCACAAATCTTAATGTTGGATTTACTTCAGGGCTAATTGTAGACCAAAACAAGCTTATCATTTCAACATACTTGTTTCCACCTACTACCCCCTCCCCAATCCCccacaccccccccccaagtTAGTTGTATTACATCAAAAGTTGTCTAACAGTTGTTGACACATTGTACCAACATTAGgacaacctgttcacccccagttcTCTGTAAATAAATCcacaatcacaattgaaaacaatgggtcTGGGTCGAACCATGGTGGTGTAAGGGGCCAAGAAAAGTCCCTGACAATATCGTCAAAGAAATTTCCACATGTGGATGAAATGTTTTCCTTGTGTTCCTAATAACCACTCCATTTCTTTCCCACTCtttcccccccccaaaaaacaaattatttataaACAGCCTCATATTTATTTTATAGACCTCATGATGAAAACATCACTGTTTCATTTAGTTTGTACCATTTTTCAGTGTTTCACCTTTTCAAAATCtcaataacaaaatattttcccaGTGTGCTCTAATATACAAAACCGGCaggtatttcaaaatcaaaatagacTGCATATCAGAGAAGATGAAATTGTACCAAAGGAAAGTGGCTAAAAAGTGTGCATTTTGCTGTTGTTACAATGAGGATAAGAGTCTTTGTTCTGCGTTTTGTATTTAACATTGCCTAACcttgactgaaagatccgttgcTTGAGGCGCTCTCTACACTCCCGTCATgtgcgacggatctttcaatcTATTCCTAACCCTGCCCTTGTGACACCGAGAACATTCACtctacaaatttacaaaagtcaGCTGGGTAAATCGCCAAGGAGGAGGTGAGAATCAGGATAATTAAGGACTTTACAGGGACGTGCTACAAGTTAAGCGGAATTGTACATTTACTTAcctctgtcaaaaaatttgcatatgcaaagtACATCACCTGAACTTTGAACTCTGATTAGCATATGCAGATTGAATGACCTGACTTCAAGACGGGGAATTGTTTGAGGATCCTCTGATTCAAGAACTGGTCattgtttcattttcagttGCAATATTCAGGATGAAGATATTTGACTCATGTTTTGGCAAATTCACAGGATATTATCTCGGCTTCtgtgcaaattaacaaatattaCCCCTCTCTATGAAAAACAAACTCTGTTGTGTGTGAGTTGTCTGTATTGTGGACTCGTACAACCCACAGTATTTCTTTGATGTGCAGTATTAGATGGTGATGTCACATattgaaaatcttttctgtaGTTTTTTGGGGGGCATGTCattctttgaccatatatggtgtagtttgtttcttttttatatgTGCCAAAATCTGAtcaccatgaaaaaaaaaagacaacctTTTTTGTACAGAGaccttaaaatgattttttttgtcaagtTGTCTATACATATGGAAAGGCTAATATTTCGCTGCAATTTTCCCcgaaagttaaaattgtttaaaatattaGGAAAGTTGCAGATAATACTATTTATTACAGTGAGATTTTAATGTAGTTTACGTACAGGAGTATTAAAGAGTTCAACTTATTCTTCTTTAAACTATGCCATAGCACTAAGCTAGAGTAGGACAGATACTTTAAATCTAACATTCCACATCTTATATCTCTCTCACTCACTGGattcaaaaataaagaaaatcataCTTAGGTTAGGACATTTATTTTGCCTTTAAGAAGAGTACGAGAAAATGAAAGTAACTGCTGACCGCCAAAAATATTGAGATAACTCTTTGCCTGCAATATATACAGTTCTGTGAATAGATTACAAGATGGACACAAAATATGACACTTGTCGATGATGTCTTTCAACCCAGACTTTTTTCTCATAATTCtgattttttcttttctctacATAGATGTACAGTTATCATCTACGAGGAAGTGTTTTGTACTTCCCCCAAAATGCATCACATTGCCCGATGCatgtacatttcaaattttaaaaaaaagacaaaaaatgttTAATACTTTAACGTCATGAACTTTAAAAGTCATTTATAACTGAGAGGGCGACACACCACATGTTGATCTGTCAGCTCTTCAGATTCAACACTATGTCTCATCACTTTATGTATACCTTCAACGGCAATTGTAAGAGCAATCACACCAGGTGTACAGACATTTTATATTCTAATGAGTTGCAGCACAAAGaaatacaaacaaaagaaacaacatTCTCAGAGTAAGGTGTATACATGTGTTACTTGATCAAACAAAAtgtcttttcattttcttcactCAGTTTGTATCAATACTCTTGTGGACTGATTTGGGTCACCCCAATTGGAACCATTTGAGATCTGGTTTTGGATTTCTGACTAGGTCTGTACTGGATCTGTGTCAACTGGTACAAGATCAAGTTGACCAAATTATTAAATTTGGCACATCTCTAACTAAATGTGACGATGAAAGAGTCTTAGATGCTCTTCTCTGTATATTGATGTTGGTGTTCTGAGTAAGACATGTGCCAAACGGGAGCTGTTTATTGAGTCAAAAATTGCCAACCGTCTACAGAGACAAGCATTCTCACCAGTCAAGGTCAAATGTGGATAGTCTGAGGATCCTGCACTTAGTTTCATTCATGTGCATCGACTCCAGGCTAACACATGCCAAATCTGACTGCAAGTAACTTGTGCGCTGTAAAGAGttcatatttaaaataattttgaacaaacgtCCGCTACTAAGTCCCCTCCCTAAGGCAAATTTCATTCTTGATCAGGTTTCCAAacttaaagaaaaaaatgcaaaaaaaatacagGGAGTTTACTTTTCCAGAATGCCAACTTGTTAGATTACCGACAGTCATGTTTTGAGCAGAGCCCTCCTGTGATACTGTGATTAAGATGAAACTAATGATGCTTTTATATGAAACTTTGACATTAATAAGATATTTCCTGATTAACTTATTCATTGATAAAAAGATTTTTTGTGATTATCTCTATCTAATCTTCCAAAACTTGTCACTGTTATGGATTGTGGCAGTATTCAAAACTGACTGACGGTAATTTATTTCTAAGGTATATCTGGAAAGATTTCAACCGcaaaaaaatttataaaactttTCTAAAAGAAAGCAAAGAAATTTACTAACATTCTTTATATCAGTGTACATTAAAAGAATtctacacacagacacagtggAGGGGACCAGGACATGAAATGGTAATTATGTCAAACAGGAAAGATATACAAGAATACATCGAGGAATACAGTGAGAATTATCAGGCTGCCTGTGCATTGCATTTCTTCCTACCATTTTCACCCTCATATTTGTCATCTGTGATCAAAATTAGTaattaaaagtaataaaatctTCATTGATTCTATTCGTGTCTGAGTTGTTCATGTCTTGTCCCAGAATAGAAGTTTGTTGAGAAATGCGGTGGTGTTGactagtgtgtgtgtgtgttccttTTATTTTCATAGCAGGATTCTCAACAATGCACTTTTTACAAGGTGTGCCACCCCCCTCTCTGTTTGGAACATTCTATTTATATGTTAATAACCATACAAATGAGTACATTCTCACAGTAAATGAATATTAAAACTGAGCATCTTCATTAAAATTGGCCACCATTCTGGTTTTCTACACTGGAAAACATTTCATATTGCCCCATTATTCTGGACAGATTATCTGTCAGcgtacaaaatttcattttttcaagatTCTAAATTTTGGACGGTTGTATCAACTTTCTGCTGGTTGAATTTAATCAAAACAGTCAACTTTTAGCCGTTTTAACCACAAAAAAGCCATTTTCGGTGCAGTGCCAGAGGTTCCAAGCTCTTGCCTTATGTACATCACTTGCCATGTTTTTGCGAATTCAGACtattaaaaagtgaaattttcagctAATAAAAAGCAGATACCTCTCTTTCATACAAATTTGTCACAATTTCACACAATTAGTAAGTCACTGGTACAGTGAATACCTAAGTCTCATGAGATCTATGATCTGTAGCAGGATGTATCTTCAAAACATGGCACAAAGCAGACCCAAACATGTTCCCTAAGCTAGTGCTATAATATAACCAGAGTGAATGACATCACATACAGGACAACCTGCAATACCTGTCAGTCCCCATTCCACGTTTTGCTTTGAATTGTGCTGAACCACGCCCTCAACATGACATGGTATATATATCTTTTGTTTACAATCGGCGGTACTTTTGTTTACAATCGGCGGTACTTTTTCCATGGACAAGAGCTGCAGAGGTGAACGTCtggtatttttatgtttttaggTGTTCCATCATGCATGCTACACACGATCAATGAGTTCTCAAataacacaaaacaaatttgatgCCCAAAGGCAGTGATACTGAATTTTAATCAAGTTTGTCAACAGACTTTACTAAAACTTCTGACTTCAAATAAACACACAACTGTAAGACACAGTTTCACCACGGACCTTCCAGAAAATGTGAGTTCTCGAGGGTCCATGATTACACAAAATATAGCCATGTTCATAGATATGAGCAAAACACAAAACCTTTCACCCATCAAATTAAAGTTCAAGAAATGTGAATAACCACCCTTTGAACAATTTTTATTTagtgaaatataatttttgtccttgaattcaaaaattaaaattcaaaaattaacaTATCTTTATGTTCAGCTACTCTTTCAAGagtttcagtaaaatattttgaaacgttAACATAATACTAAACTaaaacacacaaactcaaaGTATAACGGATATGTGAAAAGTCTGTACACACTGACTGAAACATGGATGCAATCTTCAACACCAGATAATTTGGATAATGTCTGTTCCGTGGACATTAAATAGAGAATATACAATACCTACAAATAAATATAATACATCTAAATGTAAATGCTACGTCATCAGTAAATATAGAGTATTAGACATAAgactattaaggtagtatgcgccttgaaagggAAAGATTTAGACTTGCTTAAACATTCctttatgaaactttcaaccattctctgaccaaatcaataataaaaatcaaagGGTCCCCATGTGAAGATTATTGCTTTAGGAACAAATTACCGAACGTTTAccaatatctgaaattcaagatggccgccatccctgtgttaacttgaTGGGGAAAAACAGaagttttgattttcgaaaaagtattggaaaattttgagagtctgaacatctgtcctgatgcgcattctaccttaacctgACAATTGTGTGGCATCTTCAATATCATTAACAGAGAATTAGAAATCATTGGTGCAGGCTTTTAATACACAAGTACGTAATAAATATTTTGCTAAAAACACTCTACACACAAGTCTGTGGAATTGAATGTCCATGCCTTTATCTTTTGTCcagtaattttatattttgtaaatattgcattaaaaattCACATTCATGTTGTTCTTATCAACCTAAAAGATCCGTATTCATTGTTCATTTTAAACCCCTAAAATTTGTGTACACAAGTCTAACTCATATCCCTAAAAACACCTCGAAGGTCCAAGGAAAGCAGTAAAGTTGAGTATTCAGGTTTACTCatgatgtaaaatattttgctcaTCTTAACACCAAGGGATTGTGATGTTaaattctcacattcctggccgctgggagtgcgggatcgacagtgtgggataaatcgatcccacactctcagaaaccgtcccacactctgcagtaaatattacacgagctctgattggatgataaacagtctgttttgttccacgcgcaaaatgttatccaatggcacgacgagtaacagacggaccagaactacaaagtaagcaggtcaaagtacagtgccagacgacagagttgtcacgagttttgataatattgtacgtgtccaatatgaatttaacgcattttgtggtcatgtgagaaaaagaatctcacacaccaaggacctgggatcagatttctcacactcgttggggatattttgtctcacactcacctgcggctcgtgtgagacaaaatatccccaactcgtgtgagaaatctgatcccaggtccttggggtgtgagattctattaattcTTGGTGACACAGAGCAGGGTAACACTTTGTCCTTTTACCTGATGGACTCTTTGAAGAGCTTTTGAACACAGCTTGTGAATAAACTGGGTATTGAATTCACTTGCCCATCATTAGCAATTCAAATCGTGAGTTGAGAGTCAGTTTGGACTATTTGACCATATCACGGGTTTAAAACTAATGGGTAGAATGAGTAACTATCATTTATACACTGATAATAAATAGTAAAAGAAGTTTAGTACTGAAAAAATCTATCTTCCATTAGGCAAATTGCTTTAGTattaaacataaacattatttCTGCAAAGCTTGTCTGGTTGGGAAGCACTTTGTAACTACCTACAATATCAACTGTTGAATTTCATCGGTTGACAAAAATTCATAAGATCAATGAGGTAAGGAAGACCAATAtgtagtttaaccctttcacaccaccatggtttaacccaaacccattgttatcaatggtgattgtggacctgtttacagggaattgggggtgaaaaggttaacaTGCTTATCCcctaaaatcaaatcaaaatcaacTGATCACAGTATTTGACATGACAAACAACAAAACACTTAACAAACCAAAGTAATTCAGAGCAACATATTAAACAACCTTGGGAGAGATATGGCTAATTTCATGACATATTTGATGATATATGGACACGAATATTGCAAGATGCAGAGAACTCGTCCACAGATATCATGTTAATACTTGCctgaacaaaatgaaaacagaacGACAAAAATAACTCCAACAATAAGCATCATGTATATGGCTCACCAAAGGACTTACAAAAACGGCAGTCATGTTTCATAATGCTTAAAAATAGCCAGCAAATTCACAAATACACAACTTAATCTCCAATTAACGATTAAGTTTTATCTCTAAATGGCTTCTGTAGTTATAGTTTATCCTACATATTGCTCTGATCCACTCCGGTGAAATCTTATTGCTTTAAAAAGTGAGATGAAGAGTCTATTTACAGACGACTTTGAGCTGATGGGGGATCTCCACAAGCTAGAAGAGGTTTAGTCTGTACACTCACTGAATTCATTCAGTCTTTTTTTGGTTTTGATGCTCTGTCCAATGCTTGTAAATGTGCTGGTCCACCCCAAACTGTAGCTAGGAGATTCTTTTCTCTCCTCATGGCAGAGTCTAGAGGCAGTTCAGTTCCAGCAAGGACGACACACTTATTAGCTTGGACCACTTCTGTAGCACCACTGGTGTAATCTTTTAACCAGTCATAGGCAGAGCCTACAATGTCTGTCTTATCAATAAGTCCATCGGCCAGATCCAGCCTCAATGCATCTTGGGAAGATACAGGCTTACCCGAGCACAGCAGCTTCAAGGCTGTCTTTGGTCCGACGATACGAACCAGTCGACTTCCCCCGCCCCATCCTGGGGTGATACCCATTCGAACTTGCAGGAACTGCACCACCGCATCATGCGTCATGAGTCTGAAATCACATGCTGTGGCGATTTCCGCGCCACCTCCTAGTGCTTTCCCATGAATGGCGGCGACACTCACCAGAGGCAACCGCATCAGTCTGTTCAAAGTGTTTTGCATGAAGAGGGTCATCTGACATCCTTGGTCGGGTGCAAGGAAGGTTTTCACCAACGCGAGGTCGGCTCCCGCACAGAACACACGGCACTCTGGTGAGCCATGCAAGATGATAGCTTTACCATTGCTCCAGACTTCCAGCTCAGACACAATGTCAGACAGGGCCGCCATCATACTTCCTACAGAATCATGAAAGTACATAAAACAGTCATTacattaccatgccctgtccgtcacattttaattgGTCCAGCTGAACCATATGACCGATCACAAATACACATTGacaataatggtttgtttatgtgcttgtgaatatgaataatatagtaaacatcgtaactttccagctaaaacgtaaattttaatttttacaatgatcataatcaatcacaaaataaaatggatcacttgtgggccaagtatAGACccttttttggcaaaaatctggatttgcaaaatttttacagcgtGCACAATAgtcactgacaagttctgggcCCTGTTGTCATTCGCATGgggaattttcataaattttaatgattttgggGGATCATTGATAATAtagtggaaataacagactccacaCTGACCATCGACGTTTAATTATGGGCgagggctcgaggaaagccaaaattaacgggctctgcaagcctcgcccgttaatttttggttttcctctcgcccttgcccataatgAATCCTTTTTCTGTCACTGTAGGTTCATCTGTTGCCATCTGGTTTTAGTCTTTTAGatgcaaatttcaaagttaaaactgCATGGTTGGGGTTCAAAAGAGAATAAATCCTAGGACCTAACTAAGGTCAACGTAAGACTAACcaaggtcaagttggttaaaactagtctaGTTTTACAGACTTACTATTTGAGGAACAAAAGAAACACACATAAGTTTAATTTCCACCCACTTGTTTTGCAACGACAAGTATGCTGATTACATGCTAAAATTACAGTGAGTGTGTCACTGACGTTGTACCTTGATGATTATGCTTATCATCAATGACTTAGCTTGAACTTGGTGagtagaaaaaaaattcccaACCTCTGAGAATTTTGGTTAATCATATCATTCTGTCCTACTCTTTACTTTTTCAGCCGGCAAATAGAATGGTTGCTACCGATAAAATGGCTAAAAATCCACGCAAAAATATCCCGCATCATTACTACTGATACGTCATAAATTTAAAGTTCCTTTTATATGCTCGCATAGCCCATATATCTACATCACTTGTAAATCAGCAATTTTCGTCTTTAGGTGTCTTTATAACCTGCTGTAAGTGCTGCCCAGGTTTGTAATGTGATGCTGTGAGAGTATGCTACACATTGCGTAGTGAAGTCACTTCTCTGGCTGTGTATGGATGCTAAgctagacagtagagggggtcTTCCCCCTTTTCTGTCTATAGTTTATATATTGAGGATGCATACAAGCAGAAGAACAGGGCCACACTGTGAAGCGAAAAGGGGGCTGGGGAAAGTCTATTGTCTCCTAAGATGACTTATTCTTGCTAAATATAAATACACATTATCAATAAATTATTGGAGTGTACCTTTGACAGATATAGTAGTATCAAAATCGGTCacttattgttgtttttttagtcTTATCTAAAATCAACAGTGAGACAACTTTACCTGTAATGGCATTGCCCTTTTTAGGATTGTTGATGGTCACCGTGGCGATGCCTGTTCCGTCATCCTTTTTCAGATCCACTGATCCGCCATTCAgtcttttcaagttcactctGGAAGcattttcattgaaagtgttctgCTCCGGATGATAGCTGGGTGCAATTTCCTTGGAATGTTCAATCCGTGCTCCGGTCACCATCTCATTTAGATTTAGTGTCGGAATCTGAATCTTCTCATAATATGGATCTCCGTTTCCGTTTCCATTGCTGCTGAGACATCGGAATGGAATTCTAATATTGGAAGACAATACAAGTCGCCTCAACATCTTGGATTACCTATGACCTTCAATATGGATGAACTTCGACCTGTGACTGATGCCCTGTTGTATTCTTATATATATTTCCACCACTTGCTCACATACCTGGAAGAAATTAATAATTACAACATATCACTGCAAATACTCCTTCAGCAAAGCTTCTTATTTTATCAGTTTATGCTCAGACAAAATTCAGGGACAAGATCAGATCATCCATGTTGGTTGCAAAAATGAGGAGatgcaaatatattttttgtccTTCCCTAAATTTGTCTGATTGTTGTCCTGTATGGGTGATCCAAGCAAACTATTTTTTCCCAGGATTCCATAGTTTTTTTCATTCTCAAgccttgtgaatattttttccccaaaGTTTATAGcctgaaacatttttttcacaatttttattcgacagttttttttaaatcactcCCTCCTAAAATCTGGTGGTATGCCCCATGATGTCAATGATTCACACCTCAGCGTGCAAGAATGATAGTTTGATAAAACAAGTGCTTGCTGTCCTCAAGTTggccattttcatttcaaacgtCTTGACTATGCTTTGAATGATCACACGCGCATTTTACAATTGTGAATCTGGAATGCAACAGAAACCACTGGCTATACTAACACTACGGGATTATAAACCATTAGCTTTTAACatgttcacccccaatttcg
The DNA window shown above is from Ptychodera flava strain L36383 chromosome 5, AS_Pfla_20210202, whole genome shotgun sequence and carries:
- the LOC139133615 gene encoding ethylmalonyl-CoA decarboxylase-like translates to MLRRLVLSSNIRIPFRCLSSNGNGNGDPYYEKIQIPTLNLNEMVTGARIEHSKEIAPSYHPEQNTFNENASRVNLKRLNGGSVDLKKDDGTGIATVTINNPKKGNAITGSMMAALSDIVSELEVWSNGKAIILHGSPECRVFCAGADLALVKTFLAPDQGCQMTLFMQNTLNRLMRLPLVSVAAIHGKALGGGAEIATACDFRLMTHDAVVQFLQVRMGITPGWGGGSRLVRIVGPKTALKLLCSGKPVSSQDALRLDLADGLIDKTDIVGSAYDWLKDYTSGATEVVQANKCVVLAGTELPLDSAMRREKNLLATVWGGPAHLQALDRASKPKKD